Sequence from the Thermodesulfobacteriota bacterium genome:
CAAGATCGTAAGCACGTGATTTTACTTTAAGGGGATCTTTAGTAAGCAGACCATAGTCCTTTTCCAGGGGCGCGGTAAATGGATGGTGCAGCGCCTGAAATCTTTTTCCGCTTTCGTCATATTCCATCAAGGGAAATTCTGTGATCCATACAAAATCGAATGCACTCTCGTCTATCAGACCGAGTTTTTTACCCAGGTGGTTTCTCAAATGCCCAAGGGCTTCATTGGCAATTTTAGGCAGATCCGCCACAAAAAACACAAGATCTCCCGGTTCCATCTCAATTCGCCTGGTAAGGGCTGATTTTTCATCATCGGTAAAAAATTTTGCAATGGGCGACTGCCATTCATTCTCACGAACTTTTATCCAGGCAAGCCCCTTTGCCCGGTAAACAGCAACGAATTCAGTTAAATCATCAATTTCTTTCCGTGAAAAATCGATACATCCTTTTGCATTCAGCGCTTTTACCATACCGCCCTTTTTCACCACACTGGAAAAGAGTTTGAATCCTGTGTCTTTCACTATGTCGGAAATATCTTTCAGTTCAAGACCAAATCGGGTATCAGGCTTGTCCAGGCCATAGCGACCCACAGCTTCGTCATAGGTCAGCTGCAAAAAGGGGGGGGTAAGATCTATATCCAAAACGTCCTTAAAAAGGGTTTTCATCATTCCTTCAGAAATTGCCATAATATCGTTTTCCCCCACAAAGGACATTTCCATGTCAATCTGAGTAAACTCCGGCTGGCGATCCGCCCGCAGATCTTCATCCCTGAAACATCGAACAATCTGGTAATAACGGTCAAACCCTGATATCATCAGAAGCTGTTTGAAAATCTGGGGAGACTGAGGCAGAGCATAAAACTGTCCCGGATTAACCCTGCTGGGCACCAGATAATCCCTGGCACCTTCCGGAGTACTTCGGGTTAAGACCGGTGTTTCTATTTCAAGAAATCCTGAGTGGTTCAGAAAATTTCTCAACGAGGCCGATGCCTGGTGTCTTAAAATAATATTACCCTGGAGTCTGGGCCGGCGCAGGTCAAGATGACGGTGTCTCAGGCGGATGGTTTCTGACACGTCCACTTTATCTTCGATTAAAAAAGGAGGGGTTTGGGCGGCGTTTAAAATTTTAAGCCGGGTCACCATCACCTCGATTTCGCCGGTTTTAAGGTTTGGGTTGATCATCCCCTCCGGCCGGTGGTCAACCTTCCCCAATACTCCCAACACATATTCATTTCGAATCACATGGGCTTTTTCATGAACCTTTTTATTTACATCAGGATTAAAGACCACCTGGGTAATCCCTTCCCGGTCACGCAAATCTATAAATATAACTCCACCGTGATCCCTCCTGCGCTGGACCCAGCCCATGAGTACCACTTCTTTGCCAACATCATCAGCCCCTAATTCACAGCAGGTGTGAGTTCTTCTCATTTCTCCAAGTGTATCCGACAATTAATTGACTCCTTTATTTAATCTTCATCACCCCGAGGAATAATCCTTCGAAATTCCACCGAGGCAGGCGCATTTTAAGGAAAATTTCACAGACAGCAAAAACAAAATTTAGCCTCGCTTTTAGCAGAATGAAACCCAGTAGTAATTTTTTGAATTTTATCGTTTAATTATTTTAATCACGTTATCCAACAGGTTTTCAATAGGAATCGACATCTGCTTTTTGGTTTTCATATCTCGCAGAATAGCTTCATTTTTTTCAAGCTCGTTTTCTCCTACTATGAGTACATAGTTCGATCCAAATTTATCTGCACGCTTCATCTGACTTTTCAAGCTTCGGTTTTCCATATCCATTTCTGCCCGCACTTTTGTAAGACTTAATTGGCAGGTCCATTCAAAGGCTTTGGCCTGAGCCTCTTTCCCCAATGCAGCAATGAATATATCAGGCTTTTTGATAAAATCAGATCGAT
This genomic interval carries:
- the aspS gene encoding aspartate--tRNA ligase, whose translation is MSDTLGEMRRTHTCCELGADDVGKEVVLMGWVQRRRDHGGVIFIDLRDREGITQVVFNPDVNKKVHEKAHVIRNEYVLGVLGKVDHRPEGMINPNLKTGEIEVMVTRLKILNAAQTPPFLIEDKVDVSETIRLRHRHLDLRRPRLQGNIILRHQASASLRNFLNHSGFLEIETPVLTRSTPEGARDYLVPSRVNPGQFYALPQSPQIFKQLLMISGFDRYYQIVRCFRDEDLRADRQPEFTQIDMEMSFVGENDIMAISEGMMKTLFKDVLDIDLTPPFLQLTYDEAVGRYGLDKPDTRFGLELKDISDIVKDTGFKLFSSVVKKGGMVKALNAKGCIDFSRKEIDDLTEFVAVYRAKGLAWIKVRENEWQSPIAKFFTDDEKSALTRRIEMEPGDLVFFVADLPKIANEALGHLRNHLGKKLGLIDESAFDFVWITEFPLMEYDESGKRFQALHHPFTAPLEKDYGLLTKDPLKVKSRAYDLVLNGSEIGGGSIRIHQKDIQESVFKALGLKRDTYEQKFDFLLSALESGAPPHGGIAFGFDRLVMLLCGQPSIRDVIAFPKTQKAACLLTDAPSTADKAQLEELYLKVSKLTQK